Part of the Imperialibacter roseus genome, CAGGTCGAGGCGGCAGGCAGGGATGATGCGAATAGCAAGACCTCTGGTGGCGGTGTGGGCCCGAACGATGCCTGCCAGGGTATTTCGGTCCGTAATGGTGATGGCAGAGTAGCCATATTGGACAGCCTGCTTCACTAACTCCTCTGGATGAGAGGCTCCCCTGAGAAAGCTGAAGTTAGAAGTGACTTGTAGTTCGGTGTAGGGCATTGTTTTTATCAGTTCCTTATCCTGGAATCAGCTCTGAAATTCTTCGTTTTACCCCGACCCTGAGCCGCACGCCCCCTGAAGGGAGCCGAAGAATTTCGCAGCTGCTTCAATTTTGCGTCAAAGAGCCTTTTGTTAAGGGTTTAAAGAATGACTAAATTTCATTGAGCTTCCCTCCCTTCAGGGTTGGGGTAAAGGAAGCTTGAAAATATGTTTTCAAGCAAAGAACCCATGCACATACCACTGGAAGCTTTCGTCGTCGTAGTGCCCTGACCGGAAGATCCAGAATCTGTGCCCTTCTTTGTCTTCTATCCTGTAATAGTCCCGGTGCTGGCCCTGCTGCAGCCACCATTCCTGCTCGATTCGCTCAGGGCCATCCGCTCTGGCCACTTCATGCACCTTGCCTTTGTAGCGGAAAAGCATAGGAGGATAATCAGGGATTGGCGCACTTACCTCAATTCTTTCCGGTCTGCTCAATAGCTGGAGAGGCCGAAGCTTATCCACTCTCCATAGGGTGGTTGCTTTTTCTTGCAGCGAAAGGGCAGGCCTAAATGACCTTTCGGGCCAATAATGCTCGTCGGGGAGGTAGCGCTGGACAGACTTTGCCCCGAATTTACCGGCCAGCTTATCCACCAGCTCCGACAGCCGCATATCGTCCAGTCCGCCAGCTTCTTCCCACAACTGTTCTTGCTCAGGCATAAGCTCTTCTACTTTAGGAGCTTCCAGAATGAATAACTCAATACCCAATGCAGGCTCAAACGTCGATATCTTGACCTCAAAGAGCTTAAAAAGATGATTGACATGATGGGTTGGCCTGCTGGTGCCGATATCTAGTTGAACAACCTTTCCATCCACCCGGTAGCCTTTGAATACTGCCGTTCTTAGCCCTTTCTGTTCCTGTCTTAGTCGGTGGCAGAGGGTTTCCAGTAGTCGCTCCAGTGCGATCTCTATGCCTTTAGCAGTAACGATAGGCTCCAGACAAGGAAGTCGTTCCTGGTAGGGCTCCACAGGTTTTATAGGCTCCATCCTTTCCTCTAAGGCACCAGTTGCCTGGTCGATACGCAGCAGCATTTGTGCCCCAAACCGCCTTCGGAGAGTGGCACGTGGCATGCTTATGAATTGATGCAGTTGATGTAAACCCAGTTTGTGTAGTCGTTCAAGGGCTTCGGGCTCCAGCCGGAGAGCCTCCGGGGGTAAGCCCATAAGTGCTTCATGGTGTTTTCCGCTTTCTATGATGCCCGACCCACGACTGTACCTGGCGATAGCCCATGCTGCTCCGATGGTGCCAGCCATGGCCGCCCTCACCCGGTAGCCATGGGTTTCGAGCTTCTGCTCAATGTCAGTTACATAATTTGCATCTCCTCCCCAAAGATGGGAGCATCCTGAGGCATCAAGTAAAAGTCCATCCGGTGGATCGATAGCCACATTGGGGGCATAGCGAATGCTCCATTCGCCCAGGCGCCTGAGTAGTTTGAGTATAAGCTCCGGCTGATCATCCAGTGCTACTACAGAAGGTACTGCCGCTCTGGCATCGGCGAGCACCATGCCATCACTGATGCCTTTGGCCCTGGCGATAGCATTCGAAGCTGAAATCACCATTCTGCCGTGGGAAGGGGTTCGCAAAACGAACGGGATCTTTCTCAGCTCTGGCCGACGGAGAGAGAACCAGTCCGTGGTAAGGTAACGGAACCATATAGAAACAAATCTTTTGCCCATGGTTCACCCTGCTTTGCGTTCTTCCGGTTCAAAATGATGTAGTGCTTTCTCAGCTACGGTTTTCAGTTGGCCTTCCAGCCATTTCACATCCCAGGCACCCGGCTTGCCATTTCGCACACGTTGCAACTCCACTCTCCATTGTGGGTATCCCACACCGGGAAGGTCGTCAACAACCTCGCCGGGCAGAGAGGCTATTTTCCATCGGGATACACAAGCTGTTGTTGTTAATTTTTGACTGAAAGGCCGGATCACAAAACCAGTGACACAGCTTTCCTCTACCGCTAGCTGCAACCTGCGGGAGGAGGTGAAGTCCAGGGTGGGCATTTCACCCACAACGGCAGTAACAGAAGTGCATTTCAAACCTTCTTCCACTGCCCACCATACATCTTTTTCTTTTTTCAGGTCAATGAAAATGAATCGTTCAGGAGAGATGCCGAAACTTTTTAGTGCAGGAGGGAAGAGTGTTCGGGAGGTGCTGATCCATAAAGCTATTCCATTAACACCTGTAACATTGCTTAGGAGAGAAGCGACAAAGCCGCTGGTGGCTGCAATGTCTTCTTCACCTGCAGGAAGAAATTCGTGGATGGCACCCAATGGGAATACGCCATTAGGAAAAGCAGCATCCATCAGGCCAAGATTCAGCCGGGCGGTGGTGTTGCCTTGCGACTTGAACCCTTGCAGCCGGAGAATATCCGATTGTAAAGAGGAAAGAATGTCAGCCCTACTCTGTTGCATGGTGTCCCATTCGGGATTTGAAAGCTAATTATTTTAGCTATCAAAGCTAATGATAACTAAAATAATTAGCAAAATAACAAGAGAGAAGTTGCAAGAATTTTCAGCTGGAGATCAGTAAATTATTTGGTGATCTGCCTTCATAGTGAAAAGTGCTAAAGCTATACCTTGTACTGGTGAGCAATGTCAACAGCCAGCCTGACCTGCTTCCAGTCTATTTCTCCCAAAAGTGCGCATTCTGCACCCAGAACGAATCCTTCCGGGATATTTTGCATCACTGCATTTACTTCAGAAGTAAGATTCTCTGCACTTGCCGTTGAAATAGCCCCTCTTTTTTCCAATCCACCAAAAATGGGACGGTTAAACTGTCGGTGAATGTCCCCTGGAGTTAATATTTCATTATTCACTTTCAAGCTACAGTTCACCAGCTGACCTGGATAGTCCAGAAAGGGGCTAAGGTCATTATAGTCCCCTACATAGTCGCAAATATGCAGGACATTGCAAGAGCAAGCGGCATTGATTTCATTCATTACTATCAAGTCATAGGGCTTGATATAGTCATTGAAAATAGTAGGGTCTTGAAAACGAAACCCTTCTCCGCCTTGCGTAGAAGCAAGAAATCCATCAACTCCTAATTTAATGCACTCACGGGCAAAGAGAAGCGTGCTTTCAGTAATGATATCCATTCCCTTCTTCACACTTTCCGGGTCTTGCTTGAGGTGCTCGGTGAGTAGTTCACCAGTAACAGAATGCCCGGCGCTCATGAAAGGAGAGTAAAGGGTAGCGATCACCGGGGCATGTTTTTTACCTTCCTTTACCAGTTCCTTCACTACGTACAATTGATCCTCGTAAAAGTCTTTGCCATAAAACGGCATATTGGCCCAGTCTTCAGGCTTCTGTATACTGGTCAAATGAGGGAATTCAGACTCATATTGAATTTTCACAAAATCCATGTCAATAGCATGGAAGTATTCCATGTGCTTCTTCACTGCAGCATCGCCAGATTTGAAACCCTCCCCAAAATGCACGAAAAAACCGCATGGGATATACCCGTTGTTTTTCCCCGTGGCAATTAAATTGAAAACAGCTTCCCGCTTATTGACAGTGGAGCCCGAGGTACAGGCAGGTAAAATCCAACTGCTTGCCAATGCGGTGGCAGATAAGGCTCCAATGGATTGTAGAAACTTTCGGCGGTCAATTGATGAGTAAGACATGGTAGGTGATTATTTTTTAGTCAAATAATAATACAAAATACCAAGTCAACTTGAAAGCAGGAATACGCCAGGTGCCAGCGTATACCCTGCAATAGTATTGATTATTTCTTTTCCCTCAGAAAAGCGAGCTGCCCCAAATGGTTGGCTAAGTGAGCTGTCCGGTTCATCACCAGGTTTAGCTTGTTTCTGTGCGGCTCTTTGGTAAAGTCTTCTTCAGTCACAGCAGTATGTCTGGTAAACCAATCGTCGGCTGAAAACTTTTCAAATGCTGCGGAAAGCGCTGAGTTTACTTTATTCCAGGCTTCTCTTAATTCTGGAATAGGTGTGTTCTGACCTGACTTGTCTGGCGTTCTTACGTAGGGCTCGTAGAGTTCAGGGAACAGCTTATCCCCAGCACCAAGTAAAGGAAGCATGTTGTCATGAACTGCCGCCAGGTGGCCGAGCAGGTAGGTGCCTGTATTTCTGTTGGGCGCTACTTCTGAAGCGATTTGTTCATCGCTCAGACTGTCGAAAAGTTTGTTGGTGCGATCCACGTAGACGTTCCAGGCGTCCAGGGCCATTTTGATAAAAAGTTCTTGTTGGTTCATTGGGATGTATGTTTTATACAAAGTAAAAACTGATGATTGATAAGGAAGAAGTGGGGGTGAAAAGTTCGTGAAACGAGGTTATTACTTTATTTTCTGTTGGGCTTGAGTATCAAACTTTAAGTCTGGTAAATGTCTTAAACATTGTATTGTAGAATTCTCGTTATATTTGAGTATGAATGAGGTGACATCCTATAAGCATATAAGCGAAAAGAAAATTGGGCCAGAATCGGAGCGCTTATCTGACGAAACTGCTTTGGCAAGAGTACTTGATCTGATGGATTTTTATGCTGCTTTAAAGGCCGCCAATGAAGACTTGAAAGATGACTCCTCAGACATCCTATGGATTGAACTAAAAGAAGCCAAATGATTTCTAATGAAATCAGAGAGTCACTCCAGCACACTTGCTCTGCTCTAAACAAACATGGTGTTGAATACATGCTGATTGGCGGAATTGCCGTTGGCTTCTATGGGTATCAAAGGCCTTCTGGTGTGCCGGAATATGGCATGTGGAAACAAGACCTGATCTCGATTTTTGGTACAATCCAATTGTTAAAAACTACTATAGATTACTTGTTGCCCTTAAGGAAATGGGGAAAGATACTTCCAGACTTGAGAACGAAGTTTTTGACCGTTACAAGACCTATTTAAGGATTCAGTACTCAACTTTTAAAACCGAGTTTCTTCCGCCAATGAAAGGTTTGGATTCATTTGATAAGTGTTATAAAAGGGCCAAGATCATAGACTTTGATGGATACAAATTATCGATAATTGGGTTCTCTGACCTCATGAAAAATAAAGAAGCAGTGAATCGTGAGATAGATCGAAGCGATATCGCTGAGCTCAAGAGAATAAGAAAGTCAAAAGAGGAAGACGATAAATAGAACACCCCTCATGAAAAAAATACTCCTTCTCGGCTCTGGAGAACTCGGAAAAGAATTTGTGATCAGTGCCAAAAGACTGGGCTGCCATGTGGTAGCCTGCGATAGCTATACGGGTGCGCCAGCCATGCAGGTGGCCGATGAAAGCGAGGTTTTTAGCATGCTTGATGCAGCGAAGCTGAGAGAAGCTGTCGAGCGACACCAGCCAGACCTTATCGTGCCGGAAATCGAGGCCATCCGTACCGAGGTGCTGGTGGAAATGGAAAAGGAAGGCAGAAACGTAGTGCCCAGTGCCAGGGCTGTGAACATGACGATGAACCGTGACCGCATCCGTGACCTGGCAGTAGACCTCGGCGTTCGTACGGCTCGATTCGCTTATGCTGAATCTGCGGAGCAGCTCATGGGGGAGGCCAAAGCCATCGGCTTTCCCGTGGTGATCAAGCCGGTAATGAGCAGCAGCGGAAAGGGGCAGAGTGTAGCCCAAACAGCTGATGATATCCAAAACAGCTGGGAATATGCCTGTGCTGGCATGCGGGGCGACCGCCAGAGGGTGATTGTGGAGGAGTTTATCAAGTTTGACTATGAGATCACGCTGCTTACCGTAAAACAGAAGAATGGCCCGACGCTCTTCTGCGACCCCATTGGCCATGTGCAGGAGCGGGGCGACTACCAGTACAGCTGGCAACCCCAGCCCATGATAGATAAATTCCGACAAGACGCTGAAACAATGGCAAAAGCAGTCACTGACGATTTGGGTGGCGTAGGCATCTTTGGTGTGGAATTTTTTGTCACCAAAGACGAAGTGATTTTCAGCGAGCTGAGCCCACGGCCTCACGACACCGGCATGGTGACGCTGGTCAGCCAAAACCTCAGCGAGTTCGATTTACATGCCAGGGCCATTCTTGGCTTGCCGATTCCTAATATTACAGTAACCGAAGGCGCCAGTGCCGTGGTGCTAGCCGCAAAAGATGGTGTATCACCCACCTACACCGGGGTGGAAGCAGCGATGGCTGAGCCCGATGTTGACGTGCGGATTTTCGGTAAGCCCACTACCAGACCTTACCGTCGCATGGCGGTGGTATTGGCGAAAGGAGAGAATGCGGTGGAAAGAGCCAGAGCCGCTGCTGCAAAAATAAAGGTGGTTACAAAAGGGATTTGATTGTATCCTGCCGGGCAGTAGTCTCCCGCTTGCGATTTGATCCTGTCGGTTTTTATCTCAAAACTCCTGTGAACGGCAGTGGAGTGTTCGGGGAAAAGTGCTACTTTAAACGTTCCAATTTTCTTTGTCGCATTCCCTAAACTATCTGAAGATGAAATTTGCTCGTTATGCTTTTGCGCTTGTTATTCTTTTCTTGTGCGCTAAATGTAAAACCACCACAGAGCCTGGTCAGGCAGAACAAACGAAAGAGTGGTTGACCTTTGAAGGCCGGGCAGACATGCCAAATATAGTCCTGGTTTCCGGCGACGAGGAGTACCGTTCGGAGGAAGCTTTGCCTCAATTGGCGAAAATTCTTTCTTCACGCCACGGGTTCAATTGCACCGTGCTTTTTGCACAGGATCCGAATATACCGGGCATAGTCAATCCCAATTATGTGCGCAATATACCCGGGTTGGAGGCCCTTGAAACTGCTGATCTGATGGTTATTTTCACCCGGTTTCGTGCTTTGCCGGATCAGCAAATGCAGTACATCGATAATTATCTAAAAAGGGGGAAGCCAGTGATTGGGATGAGAACGGCTACTCATGCATTCAATTTTGCGGCAGGAGACTCGACCTCGAACTGGAAGCGCTATGGAAATAACTACAACGCCGAAGATGAATGGCAGGGTGGATTTGGCCGCCTTGTGCTTGGAGAAAAATGGATTTCGCACCATGGCAACCATAAAAATCAAAGTACCCGTGGGGTGGTAGCAGCAGGTGCTGAGGGGCATCCCATTCTTAATGGCATCGGGGAAGGAGAGATATGGGGGCCAACGGATGTATATGGCGTACGGTTGCCTTTGCCGGGTGATTCACAACCTATCGTGATGGGGCAGGTGATCAATAGGGCAGGTGAGTATACAGAGGATGATGTTCTATACGGCATGCGCTTTACAGACAATGAGGTAGCTGGCGTTGAGGTGGAAAAAGACAAAGAAGGGAACGAAAAAGCAATCACCAAAAACGATCCAATGATGCCTGTAGCATGGATAAAAAGCTACCAGATTTCAGGGGGGCAGCAGGGAAAAGTATTTACCACTACGATGGGTGCGGCCACAGACCTTTTGACGGAGGGCACCCGCCGGATGATGGTCAACAGCGTTTTTTGGAGCCTTGGTCTCCCAGTTCCTGAAAAAGCCAATGTAGATACAGTGGGAGTTTATCAACCCAGTCAGTTCGGTTTTCACGACGACCAGTATTGGTTGGACAAAAACTTGAGTGTGAAATCGCTGCAATAACCCTGGCGATGTAGGTTCGGTGCGTTGAGATGGATGCACTCAGAGTCTCTCGCAGAAGACTCCAATGCTATTAGGTTAAGAGCATTTTACCCTTAAGGCCTAAAGGGCTCAGCTAATGACAATTCACTCGCCCTTCAGGGTCAGGGGTAAAAATAGAATTGGTACAAGGAACCTCTTAACTTAATAGCATTGCAGAGGATCTTGAAGGAAGTATGTTTTGGCTATTGAATTGAGAAGTACGTTGGAATTAAATCTTTGATTTTGGCGAGGGTTTCGTTGACCGACAATTCACTCATCCCGCCGGCGGCGTTGGCGTGCCCACCTCCATTGAAATGGTCTGAGGCCAACACGTTCACTGGGTTTTCTTTCCCTTTGGAACGGAACGATATTTTCATGATGCCGTCACGCTCAGTAAACACAATAGCGGCTTTCATGCCTTTGATAGATAAGGCAAGGTTGGCAAGGCTGTCAGTATCTCCCTTTTTATAATTGTATTTCGCAAGCTCTTCTTTTGTCAGAGAAATGACAGAGACCTGATAGTCTTCCATGATTTCCAGCTTTTCGGCCATAGCATAGCCTTGCAGGCGCAACCGGCTTGCCGTATTGTTATCGTTGAGCATCTCGTGTACCAGGTGATGTTGCACGCCTGCTGCTAAAAGTTTCGCCAGTATTTCGTGAGTGCGGGGCTGCACGGACGAAAACCGAAAGCTACCGGTATCTGTCAGGATGCCGAGGTAAAGTGGAGTGCCTATTTTTTCGTCGAGCAATTCACCATGGCCCGATTGCTCTATGAGCTCAACGATCAGCTGTGAGGTAGAGGAAGCGGAGGTCTCCGAAACAACAATGCTGGGAAAATCTTGCGGATGCAAGTGGTGATCAATCATGATCTTTTGGCAAGTAGCGGACTCCAGCAGGTTTTGCATGTCGGGGCCTACCCGATCGGTGCTATTGTAGTCCAGGCAAAAGAGTAGGTCAGCTTTTTGAAAGGCTTCTGTTACTTTCTCTGGCTTGTCGCTCATGAGTACAATGCAGGAGGTATCCAACCAATATAAAAAATCGGGTGATGCATCTGGGTGACAAATGACAGCCTTTTTGCCCAGCTTTTCTATAAAATACAATAGCCCCAGCGAGCAACCTACCGAATCTCCATCGGCAGATTTGTGGGAGGTGATAACGATAGAAGAAGCGGCAAGTATTTCGGCTTCAATTTGTTGGTAAACATTCATTGTGTGGAGCTCTTGCTAAGACGGTTTCATTTTTCCGTTCTTAATGATTTGATGGCATTTCGTTGAGGGAAGAAAAATAGAAAAGCCAACCTTTTCGGCTGGCTTTTCACTTTCACTCAGAGTCTCTCGAAGAGGACTCGAGTTGGTCATAACTTATTTGAATCCGATTTCAGCCAAACCTTTGTGACTGATGTTGATAGCCTCAAAAGGTGGTAATCCAAAAGTGGCATCCTGCTCTACCAGGTAGAACTCCATACCTGACTGAGCCTTGGCTGCCAATATTTTCTTAAAGTCGATGCTGCCGGTGCCTACAGGAGCAAAATTGCCTTCAGCATTCATATCTTTCACGTGCCATGCTTTGAAACGGCCTGGGTATTTTTCGAAGTAAGCCAGCGGGTCAGCGCCTGCTTTGGCTACCCAGAAAAGATCCATTTGGAAGTTCACAACATCAGCGCTGCAATTTTCCAGCAGGTAATCGATCAGTACAGTACCGTCCTCCCCTGGCATAAATTCAAAATTGTGGTTGTGATACAACAACTGAAGCCCGGCTGCCTTACATTTTTCGCCCAGTGTATCCAGAATTTTAGCAATGTCGGCAGGTGTGCCTTTCATGCCCATGGTCATTGTTTCTCTGTTGAAAGTAAACATGCCCATCGGCGGAACCGGGATTACAAAGTACTGGATACCGGCAGCTTTGCAGTCAGCGATCAGCTGATCAGCGTTTTCCATGGTCACCATGCCCATGTGAGCACTTTTGGCGGTGAGACCAAGGGTGGCAAGGTAAGCTTTGAAATCAGCGGGAGTCATGCCATAGAACTTGCCCTCTTCATAGTTGGCTGCTTCCACGTAGGCGTAGCCAGCGTCCGCTACTACCTGAAGGGTGGCCTTAGG contains:
- a CDS encoding Y-family DNA polymerase; this encodes MGKRFVSIWFRYLTTDWFSLRRPELRKIPFVLRTPSHGRMVISASNAIARAKGISDGMVLADARAAVPSVVALDDQPELILKLLRRLGEWSIRYAPNVAIDPPDGLLLDASGCSHLWGGDANYVTDIEQKLETHGYRVRAAMAGTIGAAWAIARYSRGSGIIESGKHHEALMGLPPEALRLEPEALERLHKLGLHQLHQFISMPRATLRRRFGAQMLLRIDQATGALEERMEPIKPVEPYQERLPCLEPIVTAKGIEIALERLLETLCHRLRQEQKGLRTAVFKGYRVDGKVVQLDIGTSRPTHHVNHLFKLFEVKISTFEPALGIELFILEAPKVEELMPEQEQLWEEAGGLDDMRLSELVDKLAGKFGAKSVQRYLPDEHYWPERSFRPALSLQEKATTLWRVDKLRPLQLLSRPERIEVSAPIPDYPPMLFRYKGKVHEVARADGPERIEQEWWLQQGQHRDYYRIEDKEGHRFWIFRSGHYDDESFQWYVHGFFA
- a CDS encoding ThuA domain-containing protein, giving the protein MKFARYAFALVILFLCAKCKTTTEPGQAEQTKEWLTFEGRADMPNIVLVSGDEEYRSEEALPQLAKILSSRHGFNCTVLFAQDPNIPGIVNPNYVRNIPGLEALETADLMVIFTRFRALPDQQMQYIDNYLKRGKPVIGMRTATHAFNFAAGDSTSNWKRYGNNYNAEDEWQGGFGRLVLGEKWISHHGNHKNQSTRGVVAAGAEGHPILNGIGEGEIWGPTDVYGVRLPLPGDSQPIVMGQVINRAGEYTEDDVLYGMRFTDNEVAGVEVEKDKEGNEKAITKNDPMMPVAWIKSYQISGGQQGKVFTTTMGAATDLLTEGTRRMMVNSVFWSLGLPVPEKANVDTVGVYQPSQFGFHDDQYWLDKNLSVKSLQ
- a CDS encoding sugar phosphate isomerase/epimerase family protein; its protein translation is MKSNLQLSFTLLLAIVLGFSACSTKTNSTEESADSTAMVETMPTEFGGLALYTVRDSMATDPKATLQVVADAGYAYVEAANYEEGKFYGMTPADFKAYLATLGLTAKSAHMGMVTMENADQLIADCKAAGIQYFVIPVPPMGMFTFNRETMTMGMKGTPADIAKILDTLGEKCKAAGLQLLYHNHNFEFMPGEDGTVLIDYLLENCSADVVNFQMDLFWVAKAGADPLAYFEKYPGRFKAWHVKDMNAEGNFAPVGTGSIDFKKILAAKAQSGMEFYLVEQDATFGLPPFEAINISHKGLAEIGFK
- a CDS encoding DinB family protein, encoding MNQQELFIKMALDAWNVYVDRTNKLFDSLSDEQIASEVAPNRNTGTYLLGHLAAVHDNMLPLLGAGDKLFPELYEPYVRTPDKSGQNTPIPELREAWNKVNSALSAAFEKFSADDWFTRHTAVTEEDFTKEPHRNKLNLVMNRTAHLANHLGQLAFLREKK
- a CDS encoding DHH family phosphoesterase codes for the protein MNVYQQIEAEILAASSIVITSHKSADGDSVGCSLGLLYFIEKLGKKAVICHPDASPDFLYWLDTSCIVLMSDKPEKVTEAFQKADLLFCLDYNSTDRVGPDMQNLLESATCQKIMIDHHLHPQDFPSIVVSETSASSTSQLIVELIEQSGHGELLDEKIGTPLYLGILTDTGSFRFSSVQPRTHEILAKLLAAGVQHHLVHEMLNDNNTASRLRLQGYAMAEKLEIMEDYQVSVISLTKEELAKYNYKKGDTDSLANLALSIKGMKAAIVFTERDGIMKISFRSKGKENPVNVLASDHFNGGGHANAAGGMSELSVNETLAKIKDLIPTYFSIQ
- a CDS encoding uroporphyrinogen decarboxylase family protein codes for the protein MSYSSIDRRKFLQSIGALSATALASSWILPACTSGSTVNKREAVFNLIATGKNNGYIPCGFFVHFGEGFKSGDAAVKKHMEYFHAIDMDFVKIQYESEFPHLTSIQKPEDWANMPFYGKDFYEDQLYVVKELVKEGKKHAPVIATLYSPFMSAGHSVTGELLTEHLKQDPESVKKGMDIITESTLLFARECIKLGVDGFLASTQGGEGFRFQDPTIFNDYIKPYDLIVMNEINAACSCNVLHICDYVGDYNDLSPFLDYPGQLVNCSLKVNNEILTPGDIHRQFNRPIFGGLEKRGAISTASAENLTSEVNAVMQNIPEGFVLGAECALLGEIDWKQVRLAVDIAHQYKV
- a CDS encoding ImuA family protein, translating into MQQSRADILSSLQSDILRLQGFKSQGNTTARLNLGLMDAAFPNGVFPLGAIHEFLPAGEEDIAATSGFVASLLSNVTGVNGIALWISTSRTLFPPALKSFGISPERFIFIDLKKEKDVWWAVEEGLKCTSVTAVVGEMPTLDFTSSRRLQLAVEESCVTGFVIRPFSQKLTTTACVSRWKIASLPGEVVDDLPGVGYPQWRVELQRVRNGKPGAWDVKWLEGQLKTVAEKALHHFEPEERKAG
- the purT gene encoding formate-dependent phosphoribosylglycinamide formyltransferase, giving the protein MKKILLLGSGELGKEFVISAKRLGCHVVACDSYTGAPAMQVADESEVFSMLDAAKLREAVERHQPDLIVPEIEAIRTEVLVEMEKEGRNVVPSARAVNMTMNRDRIRDLAVDLGVRTARFAYAESAEQLMGEAKAIGFPVVIKPVMSSSGKGQSVAQTADDIQNSWEYACAGMRGDRQRVIVEEFIKFDYEITLLTVKQKNGPTLFCDPIGHVQERGDYQYSWQPQPMIDKFRQDAETMAKAVTDDLGGVGIFGVEFFVTKDEVIFSELSPRPHDTGMVTLVSQNLSEFDLHARAILGLPIPNITVTEGASAVVLAAKDGVSPTYTGVEAAMAEPDVDVRIFGKPTTRPYRRMAVVLAKGENAVERARAAAAKIKVVTKGI